The genomic segment AATGGATGTTGCTAATCCACTGACTACTAATTTCCGAATAATTTTTCGAATATAAGAATGTGACGTCCCATTTAGTCGACTATTTAGCACACGTGAAGTAATCGGTATTTGATTATCTTGAGTTGAAAGCATAGCTAGAATACATATCGCTTGCTCCAAACCTTTAGTTAACTTCATTATTTCCCTTCTTTCGTCAGTTAATTTCGTGATTGTGGACTTTTAATGTCCACAATGAATAATATACTCCTTTTTATATAGAATTACAATTATTTTTTCTTGTTTTTTTATCAAAAAGAAATTGCTATGAGTTTGGCTAGACAAGACACGTGATACAAGATATCATAAATGTGAAGAAATGAAGGAGGTTCATTAAAATGTATCTAACCATAACGGAGAGTGCACAAAAGAAAATAGAAATGACTTGTTCTCGTCATCCTGGACAACTCGTGTTTTACTATGAATCAAGAATTGGTTGTACGTGTGGAAATAATGGGATTTTCTTATTAAAAATCATTCAACAAAATGATCCAGAACTTGATGCAACTATTTCTTCTTCATTAGGTGATCTTCCAGTTCAAGGATGGAGCCTGCCTTTTTTAGATGATGAAATGAAATTAGATTACAATGAAACAAAAAGCACCCTTATTCTACGCAGCAATAGTGGTCTGATCAATGACAATCTATTAATTCTTAATGATGCTAATCAAGCTGTCTTTTAGTTTATTAAACAGGATATTGGACATTTTTCTAAATTTCCGCTACAATTAACTTACTAATTGAAAGTGAAATTGGAGGAATTTTATGTTTTTAACTATCACAGAACCTGCTATTGACCGTTTAAAAATGATTCAAGAACAACATTCAGGTGATTTAGCTTTATATTACAACCGCATTGTAGGTGGTTATGCTTGTGGAATAGTCGGTACGTTTTCACTGAAATTATTAACTAGCCCTAATGAGGAATTAGATGCAACAATTGATTCTACTATTGGAAAAATTCCAGTTCAAAGCGAACGATTGGATGATTTATCAGAAAACGTAGTATTGGATTATAAAAAATCACTGAATAGCTTGATCTTAAGAAGCGATGCTGGATTGATAAATGATGATGTTACGATCTTAGATAATGACAACAATAAACTTTTTTAGTTCAGTATTCGAATGCATTATCATAAAAAAAAGCCGAGATGAAGGAAATTAATTCTTCATCTCGGCTTTTTTAAATTTTTAAACACTAGGGTATGGATGCAACAAAATAAAATTTATGGAACGTAAACTAAACTAGCTTTATTCTTCCAGAAGTTCTGACTAAGTTGGCCTGCACTTTTACCCACATTAAAATAACTTACTCGAGTCCTTCTTTGATTTTCACAGCCGTTTTTAGAGGAATGCCTAGTCCTTTGATTTCTTCCACACTTGCATCTTTTACTTTTTTGACTGATTTAAAATGTTTTAATATTTTTGTTCGTGTCTTTGGTCCCACGCCTTCAATACGATCCAATTTAGAAGATAAACTATTTTTACCACGTAATTGTCTATGGAATGTAATAGCAAAACGGTGAACTTCGTCTTGAATGCGTTGCACAAGATAAAAAGCTTGGCTGGTTGGCTTAAGAGGAACTCTCTGAAGATCTTCTCCAAAAATAAGAGAAGACGTTCTATGTTTTTCATCTTTCACCATACCTGCTACAGGAATAGATAAACCAAGCTCATTTTCAAGAATGTTGATTGCACCATTTACTTGAATTTTACCCCCATCCATTAAAATCAAATCAGGCAGTGGTTTGCCTTCTTTCAACAGTCGCTCGTATCGTCTTCTTATGACTTCTTCAGTAGTAGCAAGTTCATTGCTGCCCGTTACACTTTTGATTTTATATTTTCGGTAATTGCTTTTATCTGGTTTTCCGTCTAAAAAAGAAACCATAGCTGAAACAGGATTGGTTCCTTGAATATTGGAATGGTCAAATGCTTCAATGCGCTTGATTAGCGGCAGATTCAATGCTTCTGATAGTTCTTTCATAGCCCCTACCGTT from the Carnobacterium inhibens subsp. inhibens DSM 13024 genome contains:
- a CDS encoding iron-sulfur cluster biosynthesis family protein; this translates as MYLTITESAQKKIEMTCSRHPGQLVFYYESRIGCTCGNNGIFLLKIIQQNDPELDATISSSLGDLPVQGWSLPFLDDEMKLDYNETKSTLILRSNSGLINDNLLILNDANQAVF
- a CDS encoding iron-sulfur cluster biosynthesis family protein encodes the protein MFLTITEPAIDRLKMIQEQHSGDLALYYNRIVGGYACGIVGTFSLKLLTSPNEELDATIDSTIGKIPVQSERLDDLSENVVLDYKKSLNSLILRSDAGLINDDVTILDNDNNKLF